GGCTTTGAGCTTCGGAATTTCTACTATTACACCTCTATCCACATTTCTTCGTATAAAGATTACATCATGTTTGAGCAAAACACCGCTAGTTTTCCGTACTCACATCAGGAAGCGGAGAATCATGAGCCAATGACTGCAGAGGAGAGAAACAACATCAATGGAGTTCAATTAACATAAGGCCTCAGATTTTTATTCTACTTATTCTGACAATATCTGTAAAGTTAGTAGCTCAGAAAATGCGAGATAACCATTGTTTtggaaaattaataaataataaataccCTTCCAGTTTGACCGTAGCCATAACGCGATTTTTATCTTCCGGAGGTTCAGTCACCGTAGTCTTAACCGCAGTGATCTCACCAATGATGTCTGCGGAGAAACGTAGATCGCCGAGATTAGTACATGATGTATACGAATACACAACCGAAAATGTACTCAAAAATACTTTACCCGGAAACTGTGTGTTCGTGTTAGCCAGTCCGACCAGCTCGGTTTGATTACGGAACCGAAAGCCTTCCTGAGGTAAGGGTGAAACCGGTTCAATCAGTTTTTCAAATGATGTGGTGTCAGTGAACCGGATCAGGAATGAGGAGACGGAGAGGCGGACGTTCTGAGCACGCTTCGCAACGTCGAAACCGGATATGGAGTACATGGTCCCGGCGGCGAGTCTACGACGGAATGTTGGAAGGTTGCCCCTTTTTAAGAGAAATCTTTTGTTGAAGAGCTCGCCGTCTGATTCAAGCATTAGACAAATCTTGTCATCTAGTCTTTGTATTACAATGAGAAGCTTCTGCGTGGTCTCTGTCAGTTCTTGATCATCCAAGTTGGTAGCAGCGAGGGTCTAGAAGGAAAAGAGAAAGCAACACCTTTATAAGCAATATCCATCACAAATCTGTATTCTCTTATCTGGTAAGAGAACAGGACTCTAGATCTTGTAAGGAGATGAACAAACCTGAGCAGGACGGCCTTTGCTTCGTCTTTGAAGAGCAAGCCTAATCTGGTTAAAGAGATCCCCAACAACTTCTTTTCGATTTTGAAGCTCTATCAACTCTTCTCGGTGACCACGACTACAAATTAGAGCTGTACACTGCAAAGAAAAAGAACACGCCAGATTCCTCTGCTACTCCAAGTTCTATCAACTATCTACTATAGTTAGTTAAGAACATAATATATCCAAACCTCTTCTTCCAGTTCACGGCAAATCAGTGCAGTTCGCCACCTGAGATGGACTTTAGAGCCGCTAACATCAGTGTAGATGTGGTCATCAACATACAAAATCTCATCTCCACGAACATTGGGTGAAATCTCTACCATCTGAGTACAAACCTCCTGTGGAAGACCAACATTGAAGtaaaggcaaaaaaaaattagctttCTCCATAGAACTATTATCAAACAATGAGAAAGCACCTGTTTCAACCTTAAAACATGGACGCATCAAACCCTCTCCCGTCACAACCTCGTATAAAGGATGTGACATCTGGATGAACTCTGGTTTCCTCGCAGATACTATCACCTATGTGGAAACATaagttcaaaataaataaaaaaaaaatatttttcaaactgCTCTCTGTTAATAAAACTGCTTTATGATTAAAATGCAGAAACAAAAATGCTCACCATGTCAAAAAGATCTCGCCAGTCCATGACATTGGGAAGGAATTTATTAAACGAATGCTTCATCATTTTGTCTGTGTAGTGATAATCTGAGTTTGTGATAAGCAAGAGCCTTTTACCAGCCTGTAAGCGAACAGTTCGACATTAACAAATGAACCCATCATAATGAGACACTTTTCCAAAACATTACCTCCTTTTGATCCAAAAGAGCTAAAGGTAATTCTGGGACTGGATCGACAAATAGTTTCGGCTTAGACATTATCTCACTCTGCAAGAGAAAAGGACCTGGGAAACCTGATTTGTATAAGAGATTTAATTTCAGAATGGACAAATCTTTGCAGATCAAGCCGAAGTATAACACTACGAACATGAGTCAAGAAGTATGATAAAGCGATGTATCAATAGCTCGTACCGTTTCGATTGATTAGAGCGCAAGGCAAAACGTCGGGATTGAAGATTTACACAGATATGATTCACGTCAATTGAACAACTTGAAACTCCATATATAGTTGGTATCTCGAATCTCCATTGTTGCTATCAGATAACGGAGAAGAACACTGTTGGTTTCagaaatagaagaagaagaagatgaacccCAAAAATTGTAAACATCGGGATTAAAGATTCAAACAGCTACGCGTTACGTTGAATAAACGTCTCGAAATTCCATTGTTAGTATCTCAGATCTCCATAGTTGGTTTCAGAGAGGGCATAAGCTAAGGCGTCGCAGATTCGCCATAGAAGGAAAAAGAGAAACGAACTCCAATTTCTGGCATcattagattttagggtttccGGGCCGTATACGCTAACGATAAAAGCCCAAATAATTTCTGAATAAATGAAGTGTTGCGTTTTATAGCAACCGGACACGTGTCACATTTACAGAGTGTGAGTTAATGACGTGGCATCCTATGTGGATAGCCTAGGAGTGATTGAAAgtctattttatataagtagATATACGTGTGGGTGTGCGCCTTCTGTTGTTATGACGGATCAGTTTGCTCTTGAATTATATgtgtataataattattttaaacattagCTATAGCTAGTAcgataaataattaattctcGTTAATTTGGGATTTAAAATTGCATTTGAACTTATGTTTAGTTCTAAACAAAGTTTTCAATCAATCCGTAAAGGTTAAATGCTTTTAGTCCGGAAAAATACGTTAAATGCGTTTAGTTTGATAAGCAATTTATACTGATATACATAATTACTGTAGAAAAGGTAtccattatattatatatatatataatatatatatatatattttttttttttttgataatcgaGGGTTCTCCGCTTCGCGGGTTATTCCCTGGGTCCGGTCAGGCAGCGGCCCACTTCACCCGGAAGGGCATTAGTATGGGCCGATGCCTAATACCACTAATAGTGACATAG
The Raphanus sativus cultivar WK10039 chromosome 1, ASM80110v3, whole genome shotgun sequence DNA segment above includes these coding regions:
- the LOC108837924 gene encoding uncharacterized protein LOC108837924 isoform X1 gives rise to the protein MSKPKLFVDPVPELPLALLDQKEAGKRLLLITNSDYHYTDKMMKHSFNKFLPNVMDWRDLFDMVIVSARKPEFIQMSHPLYEVVTGEGLMRPCFKEVCTQMVEISPNVRGDEILYVDDHIYTDVSGSKVHLRWRTALICRELEEECTALICSRGHREELIELQNRKEVVGDLFNQIRLALQRRSKGRPAQTLAATNLDDQELTETTQKLLIVIQRLDDKICLMLESDGELFNKRFLLKRGNLPTFRRRLAAGTMYSISGFDVAKRAQNVRLSVSSFLIRFTDTTSFEKLIEPVSPLPQEGFRFRNQTELVGLANTNTQFPDIIGEITAVKTTVTEPPEDKNRVMATVKLEGHWLMILRFLM
- the LOC108837924 gene encoding uncharacterized protein LOC108837924 isoform X2 encodes the protein MSKPKLFVDPVPELPLALLDQKEAGKRLLLITNSDYHYTDKMMKHSFNKFLPNVMDWRDLFDMVIVSARKPEFIQMSHPLYEVVTGEGLMRPCFKVCTQMVEISPNVRGDEILYVDDHIYTDVSGSKVHLRWRTALICRELEEECTALICSRGHREELIELQNRKEVVGDLFNQIRLALQRRSKGRPAQTLAATNLDDQELTETTQKLLIVIQRLDDKICLMLESDGELFNKRFLLKRGNLPTFRRRLAAGTMYSISGFDVAKRAQNVRLSVSSFLIRFTDTTSFEKLIEPVSPLPQEGFRFRNQTELVGLANTNTQFPDIIGEITAVKTTVTEPPEDKNRVMATVKLEGHWLMILRFLM
- the LOC108837924 gene encoding uncharacterized protein LOC108837924 isoform X3 — protein: MSKPKLFVDPVPELPLALLDQKEAGKRLLLITNSDYHYTDKMMKHSFNKFLPNVMDWRDLFDMVIVSARKPEFIQMSHPLYEVVTGEGLMRPCFKMVEISPNVRGDEILYVDDHIYTDVSGSKVHLRWRTALICRELEEECTALICSRGHREELIELQNRKEVVGDLFNQIRLALQRRSKGRPAQTLAATNLDDQELTETTQKLLIVIQRLDDKICLMLESDGELFNKRFLLKRGNLPTFRRRLAAGTMYSISGFDVAKRAQNVRLSVSSFLIRFTDTTSFEKLIEPVSPLPQEGFRFRNQTELVGLANTNTQFPDIIGEITAVKTTVTEPPEDKNRVMATVKLEGHWLMILRFLM